A stretch of the Glycine soja cultivar W05 chromosome 13, ASM419377v2, whole genome shotgun sequence genome encodes the following:
- the LOC114381291 gene encoding uncharacterized protein C9orf85 homolog, with protein sequence MNSSGAKRSGPPKHQNKFAWKPNAGRKINETEVGGRFRPLSEITGVCSRCKDQIEWKRRYGKYKPLLQPAKCQRCSKRAVRQAYHNLCPGCAKEHGVCAKCCCSTKQIVGRDISEVEAEQKMLEEAIKNSRERERRSLLRAMNKDKSKSSNSAPTDTKGNKVGQLFPNASLEDYAKLNRVNVGHDDGEICDDSEGEVCEDEDDNSDNEDCDEDGNSDDEDGDSENEDCDENDDKNDENTPDHTSANHE encoded by the exons ATGAATAGTAGCGGCGCCAAGAGGAGCGGTCCCCCGAAGCACCAGAACAAGTTCGCATGGAAACCCAACGCTGGTCGCAAAATCAACGAAACT GAAGTTGGAGGAAGATTCAGGCCCCTCTCTGAGATCACTGGGGTGTGCTCTCGTTGCAAGGATCAAATCGAATGGAAACGCCGTTATGGCAAATACAAGCCTCTTCTTCAACCCGCCAAATG CCAGAGATGTTCCAAGCGTGCTGTTCGCCAAGCTTACCATAACCTGTGTCCTG GTTGTGCCAAGGAGCATGGTGTATGCGCAAAGTGTTGTTGCAGTACGAAGCAAATAGTTGGAAG GGATATTTCAGAAGTTGAGGCTGAGCAAAAGATGCTTGAGGag GCCATTAAGAACTCTCGGGAGAGAGAAAGGAGATCCTTATTGCGTGCT ATGAACAAAGACAAATCTAAAAGTTCAAATAGCGCCCCAACTGATACTAAAGGTAACAAAGTTGGACAATTATTTCCAAATGCGTCACTTGAAGACTATGCCAAACTGAATAGAGTTAATGTGGGTCATGATGATGGtgaaatatgtgatgatagTGAGGGTGAAGTttgtgaagatgaagatgataaCAGTGACAATGAAGATTGTGATGAAGATGGAAACAGTGACGATGAAGATGGTGACAGTGAGAATGAAGATTGTGATGAGAATGACGacaaaaatgatgaaaacaCTCCTGATCATACTAGTGCCAACCATGAATGA
- the LOC114381374 gene encoding solute carrier family 25 member 44-like, whose amino-acid sequence MASSEINWDRLDKKKFFVVGAGLFTGVTVALYPVSVVKTRLQVASKDTLERSVFSVVKGLLKTDGIPGLYKGFGTVITGAIPTRIIFLTALETTKVASFRMVEPFRLSETNQAAIANGIAGMASSFLAQSLFVPIDVVSQKLMVQGYSGHAQYSGGLDVARKVLRSDGIRGLYRGFGLSVMTYVPSNAVWWASYGSSQRYLWRFLGDNNEEDTPSLPKIIFAQATGGIIAGATASCITTPLDTIKTRLQVMGLEKKISVKQVVKDLITEDGWKGVYRGLGPRFFSMSAWGTSMILAYEYLKRLCAKDGGGN is encoded by the exons ATGGCCTCCTCCGAGATTAACTGGGACAG GCTAGATAAAAAGAAGTTCTTTGTCGTGGGAGCAGGACTCTTTACGGGTGTTACAGTGGCACTCTACCCGGTATCTGTTGTGAAGACTAGGCTGCAGGTTGCCTCAAAGGATACTTTGGAGAGAAGTGTGTTTTCTGTTGTGAAAGGGTTGCTTAAAACGGATGGCATCCCTGGTTTGTATAAAGGGTTTGGTACAGTTATCACTGGCGCAATTCCTACCAGAATCATATTCCTCACTGCCTTGGAGACGACAAAGGTGGCTTCCTTCAGGATGGTGGAGCCATTTAGACTATCTGAAACTAATCAGGCGGCCATAGCAAATGGAATTGCAGGCATGGCATCATCATTTTTGGCACAATCTCTGTTTGTTCCAATTGATGTG GTTAGCCAAAAGTTGATGGTGCAAGGATACTCAGGCCATGCCCAATATAGTGGGGGTTTGGATGTTGCTCGTAAGGTGTTAAGGTCTGATGGCATCAGGGGATTATATAGAGGATTTGGTCTATCTGTCATGACTTATGTACCATCTAATGCTGTATGGTGGGCAAGTTACGGTTCAAGTCAACGCTACTTATGGAG ATTCTTGGGAGATAATAATGAGGAAGATACTCCTAGTCTACCAAAGATTATTTTTGCTCAGGCTACTGGAGGGATCATTGCTGGTGCTACTGCATCCTGCATTACAACCCCATTGGATACTATCAAGACACGGTTACAG GTGATGGGACTTGAAAAGAAAATCTCTGTAAAACAAGTTGTTAAAGATTTGATCACTGAGGATGGATGGAAAGGTGTATATAGAGGATTAGGTCCAAGATTTTTCAGCATGTCAGCATGGGGTACTTCAATGATATTGGCTTATGAATATCTGA AACGCTTGTGTGCAAAAGATGGAGGAGGCAATTGA